The Siniperca chuatsi isolate FFG_IHB_CAS linkage group LG9, ASM2008510v1, whole genome shotgun sequence genome includes a region encoding these proteins:
- the LOC122882270 gene encoding uncharacterized protein LOC122882270 isoform X5 has protein sequence MSSVECLREFVNERLTAAAEEIFGVFRKTIVEYEEEICRQRRLLDIVWKPEIKLHRIELPQQHVCKEEEVLADQQLCIQERNSSLDQEDPEPPQIKEEQEELCSRQEGEQLVLKQETDTFMLTPAYEESDRSEPEPKSDHQLVSHDCHVAESQDQKGGKHEDSGSTRDAEPKQKNPDHKRRSHSNNVHKSTMSEIHRNPHAVCTSSRRSPSHRRRWRRRCGRGERSSKESSHSNMSVRRRRFSLTSSSVFRRGTPVWTKRTQSLHRLKRNRRNSVAGRRESSLY, from the exons ATGTCTTCAGTTGAGTGTTTGAGAGAGTTTGTCAACGAGCgactaactgctgctgctgaagaaataTTCGGAGTTTTTAGAAAAACTATCGTCGAGTACGAGGAAGAGATCTGTCGTCAGCGCAGACTGCTGGATATCGTTTGGAAACCCGAAATAAAGTTACACAGGATAG AGCTCCCACAGCAACATGTCtgtaaggaggaggaggttctCGCTGACCAGCAGCTCTGTATTCAGGAGAGGAACTCCAGTCTGGACCAAGAGGACCCAGAGCCTCCACagattaaagaggaacaggaggaactctGTAGCaggcaggagggagagcagcttgtaCTGAAGCAGGAGACTGATACCTTTATGTTGACTCCTGCTTACGAGGAAAGTGACCGCAGTGAACCAGAACCGAAAAGTGACCACCAGCTCGTCTCTCACGACTGTCATGTAGCTGAGAGCCAAGATCAGAAAGGAGGCAAGCATGAAGACTCGGGATCAACTAGAGATGCAGAGCCAAAACAAAAGAATCCAGATCACAAACGCAGAAGCCACAGTAACAATGTACACAAGTCTACCATGTCAGAGATTCACCGTAATCCTCACGCAg tttgtaccTCCTCGCGTCGCAGTCCCTCCCACCGGAGacgctggaggaggaggtgcgggagaggagagaggagttcTAAAGAG AGCTCCCACAGCAACATGTCtgtaaggaggaggaggttctCGCTGACCAGCAGCTCTGTATTCAGGAGAGGAACTCCAGTCTGGACCAAGAGGACCCAGAGCCTCCACagattaaagaggaacaggaggaactctGTAGCaggcaggagggagagcagcttgtaCTGA
- the LOC122882270 gene encoding zinc finger protein OZF-like isoform X1: protein MSSVECLREFVNERLTAAAEEIFGVFRKTIVEYEEEICRQRRLLDIVWKPEIKLHRIELPQQHVCKEEEVLADQQLCIQERNSSLDQEDPEPPQIKEEQEELCSRQEGEQLVLKQETDTFMLTPAYEESDRSEPEPKSDHQLVSHDCHVAESQDQKGGKHEDSGSTRDAEPKQKNPDHKRRSHSNNVHKSTMSEIHRNPHAGKKSLKCDACGKDFKYKSRLQTHLRTHTGEKPYLCKACGKRFIQISALSSHMRTHTGEKPYSCKTCGKDLRTSNALKVHTRTHTGERPYLCKTCGKRFPQLSGLSGHIRTHTGEKPYLCKTCGKRFPQLSGLSCHIRIHTGEKPYSCKTCGKDFRESSHLKVHVRIHTGEKPYLCKTCGKRFCGISALKTHMTIHTGEKPYTCKTCGRSFRQSNGLIVHMRRAHTGERPYICTICGKTYVNASNLAQHSRLHSGK from the exons ATGTCTTCAGTTGAGTGTTTGAGAGAGTTTGTCAACGAGCgactaactgctgctgctgaagaaataTTCGGAGTTTTTAGAAAAACTATCGTCGAGTACGAGGAAGAGATCTGTCGTCAGCGCAGACTGCTGGATATCGTTTGGAAACCCGAAATAAAGTTACACAGGATAG AGCTCCCACAGCAACATGTCtgtaaggaggaggaggttctCGCTGACCAGCAGCTCTGTATTCAGGAGAGGAACTCCAGTCTGGACCAAGAGGACCCAGAGCCTCCACagattaaagaggaacaggaggaactctGTAGCaggcaggagggagagcagcttgtaCTGAAGCAGGAGACTGATACCTTTATGTTGACTCCTGCTTACGAGGAAAGTGACCGCAGTGAACCAGAACCGAAAAGTGACCACCAGCTCGTCTCTCACGACTGTCATGTAGCTGAGAGCCAAGATCAGAAAGGAGGCAAGCATGAAGACTCGGGATCAACTAGAGATGCAGAGCCAAAACAAAAGAATCCAGATCACAAACGCAGAAGCCACAGTAACAATGTACACAAGTCTACCATGTCAGAGATTCACCGTAATCCTCACGCAggtaaaaagtctttaaaatgcGACGCATGTGGAAAAGATTTTAAGTATAAGTCAAGATtgcagacacacctgagaacccacacaggtgagaagccgtacCTTTGCAAGGCCTGCGGGAAAAGATTCATTCAGATATCAGCTTTATCAAGTCATATGagaacccacacaggtgagaagccatattCTTGCAAAACATGTGGGAAAGATTTAAGAACTAGCAATGCCTTGAAAGTCCACACGagaacccacacaggtgagaggCCGTACCTTTGCAAGACCTGCGGGAAAAGATTTCCTCAGTTATCAGGTTTATCAGGTCATATAAGAActcacacaggtgagaagccatacCTTTGCAAAACCTGCGGGAAAAGATTTCCTCAGTTATCAGGTTTATCGTGTCATATaagaatccacacaggtgagaagccatattCTTGCAAAACATGTGGGAAAGATTTCAGAGAAAGTAGTCACTTGAAAGTCCAcgtgagaatccacacaggcgAGAAGCCGTACCTTTGCAAGACCTGCGGGAAAAGATTTTGTGGCATTTCAGCATTGAAAACACACATGAcaatccacacaggtgagaagccatatACTTGTAAAACATGTGGGAGATCTTTTAGACAGAGTAATGGATTGATAGTCCACATGAGAAGAGCCCACACTGGTGAGAGGCCGTACATTTGCACAATCTGTGGGAAAACGTATGTTAATGCGTCTAATTTGGCACAGCACAGCAGATTGCATTCAGGCAAGTAG